The Acidimicrobiia bacterium genomic sequence CGCCTAGCTCGACGTCGGCGTCGACCATCACCGAGTCCCAGCCCTGGAACAGCGGATAGAGGAACTCGGTCAGCGAGATGGCCTCGCCCGAGGAGTAGCGCTTGGCGAAGTCGTCGCGCTCGAGCATGCGGGCGACGGTCGTGCGGGCCGTCAGCCGCAGGATGTCCTCGACCTCCATGCGGTCGAGCCACTCGGAGTTGCGGCGGACCTCGAGCCGGGCGGGGTCGGGATCGAGGATGCGCGTGAGCTGCGCGAGGTACGTGTCGGCGGCCGCGTCGATCTGCTCGCGCGACAGACGCGGACGGGTGGCCGACCGGCCCGAGGGATCACCGACGCGAGCCGTGAAGTCGCCCAGGATGAGGACGGCGAGGTGGCCGGCGTCCTGGAAGCGCCGGAGCGTGCGGAGGACGACGGCGTGACCGATGTGGAGGTCGGAGGCGGTCGGGTCGAGCCCCAGCTTGACCCGCAGGCGCTTCCCCGAGGCGAGCTTGGCGGTCAGCTCCCCGGGCGAGATGACGTCGATCGCGCCCTGGGTGAGCGCGGCGATCCGCTCCTGGTCGCCCGGCATGGGCGCAGGCTAGCCCTGGCCTCGCACTGATGTTGCTCCTGAGCGACAATGGTGCCGATGTGACTGGTGTGACTGTCGACGGCAGCGCGGGAGTGGCGAACCGGTCCCGGTCTCGGGGTCGGGGTCGTCGGCGCGCGCTCCCGATCGGGCTCGCGATCGCGCTGCTCGTCGCGACCGCGGCCTGCAGCTACACCGCCGACCTCTCGAAGCTGACCTCGGCGGTCCCCGACCAGTCGTCGGTCGTCCTCGCCGCCGACGGCAGCGTGCTCGCGCGGCTCGACGCCGGGATCCACCGCACCGACGTTCCCTTGAGCAAGGTGTCGCCGAACCTGCAGCACGCGGTCATCGCGATCGAGGACCACCGCTTCTACGAGCACCCCGGCGTCGACGTCCACGCGATGCTGCGCGCGCTCCGCACCGACATCGACAAGGGCGAGATCGCGCAGGGCGGCTCGACCATCACGCAGCAGTACGTCCGCAACGTGATGCTGAACGATCAGAAGACCGTGCACCGCAAGCTGCGCGAGGTCACGCTCGCGGTGCAGCTCGAGCGGAAGTTCACGAAGCACCAGATCCTCGAGCACTACCTCAACCTCGTCTACTTCGGCAGCGGCTCCTACGGCGTGCAGAGCGCGGCGGAGCGCTACTTCGGAGTGCCCGCGAGCAACCTCACGCTGACCCAGGGCGCGCTCATCGCCGGTCTGATCCAGGCACCGGAGGGCTACAACCCGTTCGTCGTGCCGCAGGCCGCACTCACGCGCCGCAACGTCGTGCTCGACAAGATGGCCGAGTACGGATACGCGACGAAGGCCGTCGTCGCCAAGGCGAAGACCGAGCCCCTCGGGCTGCACCCGCAGCCCGCCGACGACGAGATGCGCGCGCCGTACTTCGTGGCCGAGGTCGAGCAGTTCGTGCTGAGCCACAAGCAGTTCGGCGCGACGATCGACGCGCGCCGTCACCTCCTCTACACGGGCGGGCTCGTGATCCGAACGACGCTCGATCCCGCGCGCCAACAGGAAGCCGAGAGCGCGCTGAACCACGTGCTCGTCGATCCCGCGCAGGACCCGTCGGGCGCGCTCGTTTCGATCGACCCGCGCAACGGCCACGTCGAGGCGTACGTCGGCGGCCGGGACTTCTACGGCTCCGAGCCGTACGCGCAGTTCGACCTCGCGGGTCAGGGTCAGCGCCAGGCCGGCTCCGCGTTCAAGCCGTTCGTGCTCGCGGCCGCGCTCGAGGACGACGTCCCGCTCACGCGCACCTACGCGGCGCCGAAGACGCTCACGATCACCTCGCCGGGGCAGGAGCCGTGGGTGCTGCACAACTACGACGGCACCGGCGGCGGCCACATGAACCTCGTCGACGCGACCGTGCACTC encodes the following:
- a CDS encoding PBP1A family penicillin-binding protein; this translates as MTGVTVDGSAGVANRSRSRGRGRRRALPIGLAIALLVATAACSYTADLSKLTSAVPDQSSVVLAADGSVLARLDAGIHRTDVPLSKVSPNLQHAVIAIEDHRFYEHPGVDVHAMLRALRTDIDKGEIAQGGSTITQQYVRNVMLNDQKTVHRKLREVTLAVQLERKFTKHQILEHYLNLVYFGSGSYGVQSAAERYFGVPASNLTLTQGALIAGLIQAPEGYNPFVVPQAALTRRNVVLDKMAEYGYATKAVVAKAKTEPLGLHPQPADDEMRAPYFVAEVEQFVLSHKQFGATIDARRHLLYTGGLVIRTTLDPARQQEAESALNHVLVDPAQDPSGALVSIDPRNGHVEAYVGGRDFYGSEPYAQFDLAGQGQRQAGSAFKPFVLAAALEDDVPLTRTYAAPKTLTITSPGQEPWVLHNYDGTGGGHMNLVDATVHSVNTVYAQLIEDIGPQRVVDLASHVGIRSPLTPYLSTAIGSNAVTVLDMASAYTSFAADGIHNDPVFVTSVVAPNGNVLYRSQTDSQRVLPTSIAREVNGVMQQVVTRGTGINARIGRPVAGKTGTGENWKDAWFVGSTPQLTTAVWVGYPQKELSMVPPRTREKVTGGTWPAQIWGLYEGAALAEVPIAQFPTPDVGTVTTEPPSPPVADVVGMPFNQAQQVLTDTGYRVARVDVASRQYPPGVVVAQDPVGHTASTRGALVTLKVANGPPQTVTVPTVLGLLGDQASATIGAHLLHARIIVQAAPPPNPASLAGRVWKQSPVGNSEVDAYGTVTIWVNPS